A single Staphylococcus muscae DNA region contains:
- the tagH gene encoding teichoic acids export ABC transporter ATP-binding subunit TagH has product MNPTVKIDHVTKEYRIYRNNKERIKDALLPKNKNKTFYALNDITFNAYAGDVIGLVGINGSGKSTLSNIIGGSLSATKGNITRNGEVNVIAINAGLNGNLTGMENIEFKMLCMGFNKKQIKELTPKIVEFSELGEFIYQPVKKYSSGMRAKLGFSISVTVDPEILVIDEALSVGDQTFTQKSLNKIYEFKEAEKTIFFVSHNLSQVRDFCNKIAWIEAGRLKAVGTVDEVLPQYETFLKDFKKKSAQEQKAFRQQLDENRFIIK; this is encoded by the coding sequence ATGAATCCAACCGTTAAAATTGATCACGTTACAAAAGAATACCGCATCTATCGCAACAACAAAGAACGTATCAAAGATGCTTTATTACCTAAAAATAAAAATAAAACATTTTACGCACTAAATGATATTACATTCAATGCGTATGCGGGTGATGTTATCGGACTTGTTGGGATTAATGGTTCTGGAAAATCCACGCTTAGCAATATTATTGGTGGATCACTTTCAGCAACTAAAGGGAATATCACACGCAATGGTGAAGTGAACGTCATTGCGATTAATGCTGGTCTCAATGGCAACTTAACTGGAATGGAAAATATTGAATTCAAAATGTTGTGTATGGGATTTAATAAAAAACAAATTAAAGAACTCACACCTAAAATTGTTGAATTTAGTGAACTTGGTGAATTTATTTATCAACCTGTTAAAAAGTATTCAAGTGGAATGCGCGCTAAACTTGGGTTCTCTATTAGTGTGACTGTTGACCCTGAAATTCTCGTTATTGACGAAGCTTTGTCAGTCGGTGACCAAACATTCACTCAAAAAAGCTTGAATAAAATATATGAATTTAAAGAAGCTGAAAAAACTATTTTCTTCGTTAGTCACAATCTTAGTCAAGTGCGAGATTTTTGTAATAAAATTGCATGGATTGAAGCTGGTCGCCTTAAAGCAGTAGGAACAGTAGATGAAGTACTACCGCAATATGAGACATTTCTCAAAGACTTCAAAAAGAAATCTGCACAGGAACAAAAAGCATTTAGACAACAACTTGATGAAAATCGCTTTATCATTAAATAA